Below is a genomic region from Henckelia pumila isolate YLH828 chromosome 3, ASM3356847v2, whole genome shotgun sequence.
TCTGCAAATAATTCCAACATTGTTCCAGTGCCACTCAAAAAAGGCATACAGTAATATAGATGTATGAGAGATATCAAGAATTATCTAAACTAGCCCAACAAATTATGTATTTCACAGCCCCCAGTTGTAAGCTAAAGTATAAATAAACATGAGGCCAGAAGCAGTCAGCAATGTTTTTTGGAGTACATATATTTGTTATAGTCCTCCAAGCAGCCTGTTTGCTCGATAATAATAATCCATATAAATAATCTGAGCCCACTAGTTTCTCGTGTGAATTCTCCTCCAAAGTTCCACGTGAACTATAAGCTGAAGAGTACGCCAAATCTCACCCCATTCAGAAAATTTTTAGCGCACCAGCGTCATCAGAAAATAGAACAGAAACTTATCTCACTCTTTAACATCTTTTTTCACGAGTTACCTCATTCAACTGTGATTATGAGCGCCTAGGCTAAATCTCCAAAATAGCCCAAACTAGATTATATGATTAATTCAGCTCACTTAATGCCCAAAATACTAGATTTTATGATTCAACAGTCTGAATTTTTTGTCAATAGTAAAAGAATATATGCCTAATGCACACCTTTTTAGCCAATGAAACCCAAAACGGAATAGGGAAATGACAAAACCAAACTGATTAGTAAATGGAATATCAAATCACCTtcataattgaaaaaaataaattttttggtgTTTTCTACAACATATGCAAGCATGCTTGGCAACAACCCTTCTAATCTTCAAGGGGCAAACATCCGTTCTATCAGCTAGGTGAAGCTAAACCATGGTAGTAttttcaaaacattaaaaaaggTGGCACTTCCCTAACACTACAAAGAAAACACCGTAACTCAATAAGGCATCAAATgtgagacatcactgtcgaaactGAAGCACGCATAAACTTTCATCTCTTACTATGATGGGGAAAACAGAAATCAATCGATTCACAAAATATTTACGTATAAATTTATGCGAGACGATTGCGCCCTGTGTAGAAAGAATGAGAATCCTACCAAaaggcaaaaaaaaaagaagaaaggaaaaaagaaagaCTTTTAACCTTGAAACCATGGCTGCAACAGCACCTGCCCAAAGATGCTTAGCAGTGTTGAAAGTGCCCCCGCCACCGCTTTTCAGCACCACATCACTCTTGTCTTCCTTAACAATCTCGCAAATCGACAAGTTTTCATTCCCTCCCTCACTCTCAGTCTCCTCGCTGTTTTCACCACCACTCTCCAAAACACCACTCACCGTCACCGGCAACTCACCATGCTTAATCGACGACGCCGACACAGACAAAAACACTCCACGCCGCCTTCCGACGCAGCTCAAATTCCTTCCGCGGCTCCTCCTAGAAGGCTGAGCAATCAAAGAAACAAACGAAGCAGGGGCAGATTCATGCAAAAATAATCCGCCGACCGAATTTAAATTGCCGTATATCAAATCATCATTAACTGCAATGGATTTCCTGAGGTAATGCTCCAAATTAAGCATTTCAGATCAAAAAAAAATGCTAAGAAACAATCGATTACAGAAGCGACGGGAACGTTCGATGAAATGCGAATGTGAAGTTATATAGAGAGAAAAGGGAAAGAAGATTGAAGGATAAGAAGGAATATGGAATAAAAAAGGGAATTGATTCGAGAGAGAGTGATATTCACAGCATTGCTGCCATCGCCGGTGCGATCTCTCCAAGAACATGTGCTACCAACTACTCTCTGCACACACTGTGcaattctttttctttttctttttctttttcttttggaaaGTATGAATATCTCAActaaaatgaatttaatcaataaaCATAAGATTTACAGAGTAATGCCGTAATTTTCATTCAggatatattaaataatatttctttttaacgtaaaaaaaaataatactacaaaataatattgtacacataaaaaataatgattttcaTGAGTTGACATGTGGAATAACCATCTTTTAAAATTGTCAAATAACATAGTACTACATGagtttttgtttatatataaagTTTGGTGAAAGTCATTTTCTTATTCCAAATTTTCATTCCATATGACTCCAAAATTGCAAATACAACCCTTATTTTTAGTCAATTTACAATAACCTTTatgtatattttatttaggaaaaaaaaacaagtaGAAAGAAAACTGATTTTAGGACAATTATGTATTGCATAAAATAATTGGATCTAAACagcttattttttaaaaaacaatttatGTAACATATATCTGcctctatatataatatacaggTAATTGGTTGACTTTTGCATAATTGGTATGTTAGTCACGTATATTAATGTGAAAAAATAACATTATTATGCCACATCAATCATCATCTTTTCATTATTTTACTATTGAATAACAAAGTGCAtagtttttattttcctttttttaaacaaataataagataaaagtgatttaaaaataaaaaatactcatGAGATCGTCTTTCGATGAAATTAACGAAATGAATTTATGATTCGAtccaattaataaaaaaatattttttatattgaaaatattaacttttattataaatattgttttcaatttttCGAAACAAATGATATTTCGTTCTTACggttttaaattttctttattccATTTCttcttaatattttttaatttcatcCGAATTCTTGTTGAGGCGCTGTATTTTGACCATTTTCAAAAGTCAGCTTCTCTCTCGAGGCTGATTTTTACTAAGCGACAAACATAACAAAAGCGTGCTAAGTGACAAAAGAGTTGATCATCCAAAAACTTTTCATGTCGGTGTAATATGTTTTAGTATATGCCGCCCGCATGACACTATTCTTGGAATCCACTAATTTTGATCAATCATGAGCCGCCACATCACCTGCGGGTGATGTGTAActccatgattggtcaaaattagtgGGTCCCACGTGGGGCCCACTAATTTTGTCCAATCATAAGCCGCCACGTCATCCGCAGGACACTATCCTGCGGGTAGCATTTACTCAACCCATAGTATCATACCAATTTATCCCTTTTTGCACCTCCAAAgtgcaagttttttttttttttttggtaatttagACATCTCTTCATCTGTTAGATGATGGAGATAATTCGTGACAAAACAAGTGTCTCCAGATACCATTTTGTATGAATATttcatacaaaacaaaaatgaATATTTTCATATGGATAATCAATATTAACGTAAATTTATATAcgaagatatttttatttaaacatcAAACTAGGAGACATAGTTCCTCCATTTTATCCAAGAATACAACTCTTGAGTATGATATCTGATGTTACTTGTTGGCAAAGAGTATTAAAATCTGATagtgaaattaaaattttgtttttgtttttaagaAAAGAAacgacaaaaaaaaaatacacgaACTTGGTTTTGCAGTTTGAACTTTGAAAGACCGGTGTAAGAagccttttattatttttattaatgggcttagCCCAAAGTTTATTATATGGGCAGAGAATTGTGTATCATCCAGGTACGATTGAAAATGAACGCACATGTTGAAAGCTAATTTGCTGATATTAAAAGAGTGTTTTGGATAActtttacttatttaaaagtgattttaatagagattattttgaagttggtGAGAAGCTAAAGTAGGGAGTGTTTGGAAATACAAGTTGAAAGTTAATACAAACTAAAGTTTAGTATTTAGAGAATAATTAATTCCAAGCTTTATTTTTTAACTAAATGACAACCATAcccttatttgattatttaatttttgatattCACACTATAAAAAAtgagtttatatattattttacattataaattttgtatcaaaaataattttttttataagatgaatacttgaaaaaatatataagattaataaaaataaaaatataaaaaatgaaaaaatttgtATAAATATAAAAGATATGTacaaaaatgtatgaaaatgcagtaaatatatatatatatatttaaataaatgcttataataataatgtaaaattttaaaaaatattttttaaaaaaaaatgcttgtaataataatgtaaaattttaaaaatatttttttaaaaaaaatacttgtaataataatgtaaaattaaaaaaaatatttaaaaataataataaaatcatatgTAATATGATAAGTTTATTAAGGATATATATGTCAACTTGTAATTTTTAccttaaaaaaaatcagaagcCAAAAAATACATCAAATTTTAGCTTCTTGCTTTTGGGTAAAAGTTGTAGAAGCTAAAGCAGAATTTAACATTCTCAAATACTCAAAAGCacttttatgcagttaaaagctAAAAATCAATTTGTAGAAGTTCTACCAAACACTCCATAATCCTTTCTATTTAAACGATTacttgttatatttatttatatatgttattCAAAGTATTTTTTGATTCTGGAACAATAACACGAACAATAACAGCAACAGTAAGTTTAGTCGAGCCGAAAAAAACTCACtgtccgcaagacgaaattgccccGTATATGTGTTATAACGGTTGTGACAATCGCCACTAATTACAACGACAACACAAGAGATAGTAGCACACAAATCTCTTGAAGCAGCGAACAAAATATATGGAAGAAACTTTTAAAATGAGAAAGCAAAGCAATCAAAATATTGATCTTTCAACTGCGGACATGGAGATGTATTTATAAACAGCTAATGGTTGCGACCAAGAGACACAACTCATCAAGTCGAACAGTCGCAACTCATCCAGCCGAACAAACGTAACTCATCGGTCGACAGGGCAGTCGACTTACACCAATCGAGATGAGCAGTCGAGTGTGAGGTCGAGGTCGGCAGTCGAGATGCAaagtttaataaataataataaatattattttaattaaattttgtccaaaaaaaataatatggtCATAAGACCCCACCTCACCCCACCCCATCGAGCTGAGCCGGCCGGCCGCATGCGCGCGTGTATGTTTGTTAATCGACTAACATCTTGCCCATTTACAAAACTTACGGTGTCAAAGTTGATCTAGTTAAGAAAGAGAACACATTGGACTTCTTTCAATGCGGGACAAGCTCATTCTCATTTATTTCATTAACTTTTtccaacaatatatatataatataatataatttgggAAGGAATAATCGCATTAGCCATCTCTCTATTTTTCGACTAGAACTATCGAATTTTCTATTAAAATTTTCTCCAAAACAAATCAGTCATGATTTCGAAAACATTCCAAAGGCGATCGAAATATTTAGGATGCGTAACTTTGAAAAAAGTGGTTATTCGCTTTACATTTAAATCGGTTTTTTGTGCGTTTTTTATTCTCAAATTTTGTTTCTACTCctctttaatttaattaaaatctaGAAGCTGGTTTCACGAATCATTCTTCAATGTAATAAACGAGAACATATTTTCTATGCTCTTACTTCCGAAACTTTTATCTAATCTAAAATTACAATTTACattcattttatattttataatataatatataatcaaaCTCTATCTCTTAATATTAAAATCACTTATTTAATaaacattatatatattaaatataaataaattgaaGTATTCTGCATAATGAAATACATTCTCACAATTAGTCAAAcaacaaagaaagaaagaaaaacaattTTGGTAATTTCActcgttattttttttaatttttttttcacgaTTCTATTTCACTCGgtatattttctttatttaaatcaatttgatattttattttaaaaagtcactgtgattttgatttttctaCATGCAATTAAAATAGAGAAGTCGAAAACATAACCTAGAAcgattccaatttttttttttttgttttaaaaaagcTCTTTTACACCATCATCCTTCCATGTTATGACatgtttattaaatataaatgattaTCAAGAAAAACTTTCGATTCTACGCGGGCTACGCTTATATAAATAAGGATTCTTAGTTATAATCGATAAACCAATTTCGAGTTATTATGTGAACTCGCCCGTCTCTTGAACTCTTATTATAACTATCTATATACAgtacttttgtttttgttttaaaaaccgCCAATTAAGAACTCTATTTAGTAAAGATTTACAAAGAGgaattgattttgtttaatttacTTTCCACTTGCTGCGGTCACTGTGGAAAACAATGGGCGGAAACAATGCATTGCAGAATTGGGGTTTTGTAACAGTTGGCAACCCGTGACTTGTACTTGCCTTAATCCAAGAAACAATTCTGAGCTAGCTAGAATCGATTGCAACccaaattatttatatatatttggttTGAATAGTTGGTGACAAATTCAGTACCACAATAATGCATGGTCTACTTGAGCTTACAAATATGGAACATAACTCGTTGATCTTGTGATCCCCGTCTTCCGATTCACATGTCACCACGAGACAAATGTCGTTTTAATTAGCTCGATCGTGTTGAGACGAAGTTGGTCATGTTAACGTCAGTATATATCAACGATTTTATCTTATGTGAGTTTTTCTTAAGGATGTGATCATATATCATGTAAGAAAATATGACACATAATTAAAACGAGATATCTACGATGACGGAAGCGGTGACGACCGATGCCGCCATACTTGACAACTGTGCATATGACGTTTCACATTCAGAAAAGTGAGACACGCAACACACATTTATTTTGAATCTCGTGCTCCCGAATACTCATTGATGGTATGAGATTTGCCTAAAAATATCGAGGCTCTTGAGGTTCCTAAACACACAACCAGGGGCGGAcccagaaaatatttttttgggggggaggggggggagggggggggcGTAATTAAGAGCGGAACCACGTGTTGCTCCGTCGGATGGTAGCTTAGGTGACCACTTTGTTTTCTCTATTTTGAATACATTAAATTTAGTTCATTTTGTCAATATAtgtgttaacaattttaaaaataaaaagatacaagctaaacacattaaaaaattgagatatcaaaaaaatgcaattcaggcaaaaataaaaatctaactatATTAAACGTTgcaattcataaaaaaaatcacgAATGCATAATTTATATCATTAAATGgcaagaaaaaaatttaaaatagtgtCATCAATatgtaataatttattatattatttgataagtccctaaataattttatttttcaatatataacacaaaatgaattaaaattgatatgtattatattttattaaataaataatataaatatataataaaaaaaatttatgaaaaattgaAGGGGGCCTGTGCCTCCTGGACTCTATATGGGTCCGCTCATGCACACAACTCATAACAACAAAAATATACTATCTACAAGAGAGTTGGAGTGTTTAGAAAACTTCAATTGAAGAGGAAGCAACACACTTACAAATTATTCGATGACCGAAAATAATGCTCAATCTTGCTTTCACATATTGTTTATCATGTTCATAAATTGTATAAACATGATTCTTCAGTAAATTCTAATAAACCATATAAGTGTAATTATTTGATCGGTGAAATCGATGGGTGAGGGATCTTTAGATATTgatgtatttaatttttaacattCTTGAAGTGCGTTTGGGTTGATATATATTAAAGTTATGGATGTACTTCATGACTTGAAATGTGCATGCATGTGTGTCGGTACCCGTGAAGTTTTGGGGGGAATGTTTGATACTTTGATTTgcaaatcaaaataaatatatatatatgttacctAGCTCATGACCTCATTTTCCCGCGAGCGAAATGTTCATATATTTATTAAGTGATATTTCCTGCATCAGATTTTttgtttgagttttattttattatacgaACATGGAAATTTTATCAAATATGGGTATGTTTTTAAAATCTAAGATATTAGTGTATAAATATTTTAGTTAATGTTATATATACGTTATAAATAGGGGTGAGTTTTTGGTATatcgtataaaaaatatttatgaaaaaattCACATTGGTaccgatatcgaaattcttaaattttgttatagaaaaaattcatgttgataccgtatagataccgaaaaaaaatcaatataaaattttgGTACGATATCCCGAAAATATTTTGGTTCGGTATCTCAGTCTTAGTTATAAATTAGCATAtgctttaatatttattaatggTTCCAGTTCATGAAACGACGAGCGAAACGTACCTATATGCACGTGTTTTGTCATAAACTGTCGAATACTTGACCAATAAATCTTATTTAATAGATATAGCAATCGATACATTATatcaaaataaagtataataaatgaatgaataataaatatatttgtttCCAGCAGTTCATATTTTCACTTATATATTGTGTTTTGACGTGAATGTAGGTTAGTTTTTGAACGATATTATGTGTTTTGGTGTACGTGTTTGTGTCTTGGGGGCAAGAATTTGGACATCACTCATTTTTATGATGTAAAACGACGTGAAATGAGAGAAGAAAGTGAAAAGATTAAATAGGAAATAAGTagccaaaaaaaaattcaaaaagtcACAGAGATTAAGCCAAGAATCTCTCGCTTTAGTGGCAAGTACGAGACCCAAACATCCATTATCCATATAATTTTGGTAAAAGAAAATTTCCCGACCTCATTGTTTAAGAAAATGAGATTAAGTCcaaattattatttcaatttacattcctcaaataaattcatttaataTCGATAATGACATGTTAACAGTAGTACTACTCAACTGTTTTATATACAAAGTAATTTACATAATTAATGCGGAGGGTGTTGGTTTAATTTTGAaggcttaattaagttaatttgcTAGAGATTTATCCATCGGTCTAACATCAATTTTCTTTATATTGGTATCTATAATTTGCTAGAATACCACGCACATTTCAATTCAACTCTGTAATTTAACGTATaagtttcaaatattttttataaatcaatTTCAATGgagataatttaaaattaatcataACTAGCAATACAGAATGCTTTAATTCTTCGGGTTCATTAATATTCAAATCTATTGCATTTGTTTGAAATGCATTCAAGTTATTAATTTGGATTTTAAGTTCCCTCCCATCATTTTAACGGTTGAGTCGATGCTACTCTGCGGGTGATGTGGCAGCTCATGATTGGTTAAGCTCAGTGGGTTCCACGTGAAACCCACTAATTTTTTACCAATCATAAGGTTACATGTCATCCGCAGGGTAGTGTCCGGGGGGGCGACATGTACTAAACCCATTTTAACTTAATGTTAAGTCCTCTCACCGGACATTTCGATGATTTCTAATCCAAATTCTAGAATTCATGCGAAGAATTTCTTGATTTAGTGACAAGAATGAGAACCATGAGATCTCAAATTAAAACtgaaatcaattttaatatattattaatctattcGAACTAGaattttaaacaataaaaacaaatgtgaaaatctaaaaattaaagttgggtgatatttgataaataagtgattagagtgattttaaaaatgaccttcttattagaatcacttttggagaatcataatcaccatatAACTAGCTTttagatttcaattaagttaagcataagctaatacataatctaggtttaagaaacacacaaaaatgatttttttaagccaaaaactaataatcaatttttttaatgattgcaaacactccttAAAATTCCACGAATCATTTAATTCGGCTGCGCTTGAGGCTCGAAATAGCtgtcaaaattttaaactttttttttttaaaagaatcaAACTTGTAAACTTGGGAATACGAAAGTTCGACAAACTCGAACAAGTTGATAAATGAATCCTTTAATTCATTAATTTGATTCGGCTATTTtggtaaataataaaaataaaaaaattcattagtTTGATTCGgatattttgacaaataaataaataaacatattcttatttttttaagaaaacctAAAAACATTGGAAATTGTCAACATGCCAAAAGAGAATATAAGTAAATATATGTAAGGGCAATTATATAATTTCATACacaaaattataaattcatgaaaacttTCGTTATATTTATCTAAAATTATACATGTATTATACAAAACAAAATTGATATATAAGAGATCACTGAAATTCTcacaaataaaatttattgaaaTAAGCCATTTGTAAGTTTTGTTCTACAAGGAACAACAAgccattaaaattttttaaaaaatattttgagtataaatggttggaatttaattttctAGCATCCGATTCACACTTTCAACAAATAAAATAGACTGaattttcttttttcattttGACCTAAAATCTGATCACACAATTCTAAATTTCCACATATTTCATTACCTCTAAATAAAAAATTCGTCTTCTATTACTTACTCTACTCCATTAGCATATAACATAAACTCATATTTACATTTTTAAAttctattaaaaaaatcaatttgacACGACACAAATTAAGTTGAACAAATCTTCGGTGACATGGTCTAACGGTTTATATTTATGTGGTGGATCAATCCAgtctatatttataattaaaaataataatatttttgatattaaaagtaataattttttaagagTTGATTCGTATATGAGACCCGCATTACTAAATTGGCTCGTGAAATTGTATCATAAAAGTTATTGTGAATTTATAAAATACTAATGACCATGACACGTGATTTTCACGTGCTCGAtactttaattatatttttagaaaatttaaaaaattattactgtAAAAAAATATGAGAGTTGATATAAATTAGAGAGAAgttataaaaaattatgtagataatttaaaatatattttccccAAAAaccaaatattttcaaaatttaaaacaataataataaaaaaaaagcaTTGGGAACAGAAAGGGCATAAATGTCATTACAGTCAGCTTTTGGACTACTTATAACTTGTCTTGATCCATCCATCTTGCTTGCCTTGCCCCCAACCGCACCATTTCCTAGACTGATACCAATATAAATCTCATTCGCTTTGCagtttttttttgtgatttctCAGAGAATGCGGTGGAGAAACGGAGCTCTGACCTGAGGAATCTCTCTTTCTTCTATCTGCAATGGCGGTCGATCCAGGTGAAGAGGTCAGGATTCTATCTGTTTTCGTCGTTTGCATTGCTGTTCTTTGGCAAATTCGACCTACATTTGCGTTTTTCTAGAATTGTATTTCATCTGCTTAAGTTTTTTCAGTTTTCTGAATGTAACGGTTAGCTGAtttacttgaaaatttggcATTAATGATTAATTTTTTGTATATATTCTTCTAAAGAATATTTAGTTCCTGGTACTTTAACCGTGGATTACTGCAGTCTGCAGTTGCTCGGTAGGTAGCGATGTAatattttgcttttttttttttttgtggattgggataattttaaatattcacCCGTTTTGTATAAATTGCAATTAATTTCGGGGTGCGACAGGACATTTCGTGGTAATTATGTCGggtggtaaatttttttttcatgagtTGGTGAGGGATTTTTATTACAATTGAGTTTCGTACTTGAGATCTTGTCCCGCTTTGGTGACAGACGAGCTACACGTCATTCACGTGGTGGTAATTTTTTTGCTTTGGTGAAATATGGAATGGTGCCATTGAGATACTGGACGAAAAAACCTTACTGTATAATATTTGGTTTTTTGGCCGGAGTTTAATAAGCCAATGAGATAGTTGATTGGTAAGATTTTTAAGATTTGATGAATGATGGGGTGTCTCATTTATCGTTACCTAATTGGTTCGGTTACATAACACGTCcgtgatttgatttgattcgtgGCATAGTTTTTTCTGTCTCGTAGTTTTGGAATCTGGGTCTTTTACGCAAAATTGCATGTGAGAATCTATCTAACTGCTACTCTGGCGCGACTTGATGTGTCATTTTCTTCTTAGTTGGCAATACAATAATAATTAACGTGCTTTCCTGTTTGATAACCTGTTGAAAATTATATGCGCAGAACTATTTTTGGAATCCACCTGCAAAACTCAACCTAAGTGTAGGATTTGAACTCAGAAATGGGTGTTATCTAGAGACCAGACCTTCAATTGTTTCATAATATAATTGAATATAATTTGTCAAGTAATTAATGGTTTTGGAAATCTCGTTTGAGCTAGAGTTTATAGCTTAATTTGAAGTTTTGGTTCTTGGCTTTTCTGCAATTCTTGTGTTAAGATACTTTTTCGGTTTTTCCTACGACAGGCTTGATTGTAATTGATACGTTATATGACCTTTGACTGTGCTCTAGTCATTAAGAGTCTCTACGAGCAGTACTAATTACACTAGGCATTCCCGACTTCTGTTGTGCAATCATGTTGCACTGTTGAGCAGCCTTAGGTGACGTGATATCGAACATAAAAGTTAATTCAAAATTGCAATATGTTACACACAACTATTCGATTGTCCCATCTTCCTTTAGAGTTTCACTTGCAAGCTTACAATGATTTGGTTGCCAACTTAATTATCAAGCATGAGGTTTTGTATTGATTAAAAATGGAAACGGTTCCTTTGATGCTAACCTGATTTAATCCTTTGTGTCATTCTAATTAATACTATACTTTTGATTctggaatttttttattatcaagaGATTTATAACTGTTGTTTTTCCTGCCTTATACTTTTGATTAACTTACCACTTAAAATGATttgtgctttttttttttcaagagcCGAAACATCCACAATGTTGTCGTGTTGCCTGATGAAGGAATCAGTAACCTGCAGCAGTATCAACCGACGCCAAATATCCCAGACTTGGAAACTCTTAATATGATAAAAGGCGAAATATGCTTGAATTCTGAACCTTGTTTGCTTAACCACAGCAgaataaagaaggataaattgattaattatccACCTTGCACTTTGGATGCTGATATTGAGAAAGGAACAACAGAAATTCCCAACTCCAACAAAGATACTGCTGGCAATTTGAAATCAGACGATCCCTTAGCAGTATGGTTTCTACTATCATGTTCTTTAGGATTTTGAAGTCAAGGTCCTTGGAAAGTTGTTATCTTTTCACCAGTATGAGATAGGAATTGACAATGAATTGTTATGCAGAGGATACTGCCAACAGAAATTTGCTTACAAATAGGAGGGAAATTCATGCAGTTCTTAGTGAATCATGGGCCTGAACTACCAAAGTTTACATCAAGAGGTAGTTAAGCAAGCACAACCTCGATGACTTCTTTTTACTCTATGGCTCCTTATGTTCCGGTTTTGGTTCCTCTTCCATTCCCAAGTTTATTTGGATTAATACTTTTCAAATTGTTATGCAAGTTTTGGCTTTAAATTTCTTTACCTTACTGCATTGCATCCTCAAGTATCACATACAAGTTACATGCCATGTGTCCGTCTTGTATTTATGTTGTCATGTTATGTCTTTCACTAGAGGGCTGTTGAAGTTGTACAGTGAGAAAATCG
It encodes:
- the LOC140892298 gene encoding uncharacterized protein isoform X1; amino-acid sequence: MAVDPGEESRNIHNVVVLPDEGISNLQQYQPTPNIPDLETLNMIKGEICLNSEPCLLNHSRIKKDKLINYPPCTLDADIEKGTTEIPNSNKDTAGNLKSDDPLARILPTEICLQIGGKFMQFLVNHGPELPKFTSRDKFLTERVHDMSSNRARKYKRSASFNSRRVLLLFSVLSSMGTIILIYLTLRVRQIGDRSGNV
- the LOC140892298 gene encoding uncharacterized protein isoform X2: MAVDPGEESRNIHNVVVLPDEGISNLQQYQPTPNIPDLETLNMIKGTTEIPNSNKDTAGNLKSDDPLARILPTEICLQIGGKFMQFLVNHGPELPKFTSRDKFLTERVHDMSSNRARKYKRSASFNSRRVLLLFSVLSSMGTIILIYLTLRVRQIGDRSGNV
- the LOC140892298 gene encoding uncharacterized protein isoform X3, producing MAVDPGEESRNIHNVVVLPDEGISNLQQYQPTPNIPDLETLNMIKEIPNSNKDTAGNLKSDDPLARILPTEICLQIGGKFMQFLVNHGPELPKFTSRDKFLTERVHDMSSNRARKYKRSASFNSRRVLLLFSVLSSMGTIILIYLTLRVRQIGDRSGNV